The Burkholderia pyrrocinia genome includes a region encoding these proteins:
- a CDS encoding 4-aminobutyrate--2-oxoglutarate transaminase — protein sequence MTVKNADLQARKNAATPRGVGVMCDFYAARAENAELWDVEGRRFIDFAAGIAVLNTGHRHPKIVKAIADQLNNFTHTAYQIVPYASYVELAEKINARAPGDFPKKTAFFTTGAEAVENAIKIARASTGRPGVIAFSGGFHGRTMMGMALTGKVAPYKLNFGPFPGDVFHAPYPNALHGVTTADSIKAIEMLFKADIDPKRVAAIIFEPVQGEGGFYSAPAEFVRALRKICNEHGILLIADEVQTGFARTGKLFAMQHYDVLADLITMAKSLAGGMPLSGVVGRADVMDAAAPGGLGGTYAGNPLAVASAHAVLEIIDEEKLCERATQLGDVLKAKLNSLQADVPQIADVRGPGAMIAVEFLKPGSGEPDADFTKRVQARALERGLLLLVCGVYSNVVRFLFPLTITQAVFDEALVILEEVLKETVGVPA from the coding sequence ATGACCGTGAAGAATGCCGACCTGCAGGCCCGCAAGAACGCCGCCACCCCGCGCGGCGTCGGCGTGATGTGCGATTTCTACGCAGCCCGCGCCGAGAACGCGGAGCTGTGGGATGTCGAAGGCCGCCGCTTCATCGATTTCGCCGCCGGCATCGCGGTGCTGAACACCGGCCACCGCCACCCGAAGATCGTCAAGGCGATCGCGGATCAACTGAACAACTTCACGCACACCGCTTACCAGATCGTCCCGTACGCGTCGTACGTCGAACTGGCCGAGAAGATCAACGCCCGCGCACCGGGCGATTTCCCGAAAAAGACCGCGTTCTTCACGACCGGCGCCGAAGCCGTCGAAAACGCGATCAAGATCGCGCGCGCATCGACCGGCCGTCCGGGCGTCATCGCATTCTCGGGCGGCTTCCACGGCCGCACGATGATGGGCATGGCGCTGACCGGCAAGGTCGCCCCGTACAAGCTGAACTTCGGCCCGTTCCCGGGCGACGTGTTCCACGCGCCGTACCCGAACGCGCTGCACGGCGTGACGACGGCCGACTCGATCAAGGCGATCGAGATGCTGTTCAAGGCCGATATCGATCCGAAGCGCGTCGCCGCGATCATCTTCGAACCGGTCCAGGGCGAAGGCGGCTTCTACTCGGCGCCGGCCGAATTCGTGCGCGCGCTGCGCAAGATCTGTAACGAGCACGGCATCCTGCTGATCGCCGACGAAGTGCAGACCGGCTTCGCACGTACCGGCAAGCTGTTCGCGATGCAGCACTACGACGTGCTGGCCGACCTGATCACGATGGCGAAGAGCCTCGCGGGCGGCATGCCGCTGTCGGGCGTCGTCGGCCGTGCGGACGTGATGGACGCGGCAGCGCCCGGCGGCCTCGGCGGCACGTATGCGGGCAACCCGCTGGCCGTCGCATCGGCGCACGCGGTGCTCGAAATCATCGACGAAGAGAAGCTGTGCGAGCGCGCCACGCAACTCGGCGACGTGCTGAAGGCGAAGCTGAATTCGCTGCAGGCCGACGTGCCGCAGATCGCCGACGTGCGCGGCCCGGGCGCGATGATCGCGGTCGAGTTCCTGAAGCCGGGCTCGGGCGAGCCGGACGCCGACTTCACGAAGCGCGTGCAGGCGCGTGCGCTCGAGCGCGGCCTGCTGCTGCTCGTGTGCGGCGTGTACTCGAACGTCGTGCGCTTCCTGTTCCCGCTGACGATTACGCAGGCCGTGTTCGACGAAGCGCTCGTGATCCTCGAGGAAGTGCTGAAGGAAACGGTCGGCGTGCCGGCCTGA
- a CDS encoding PLP-dependent aminotransferase family protein, whose translation MRASVLSDWLAQRLVRGGEQPIYRQLHRLLQQAILSRELPAGTRVPSSRLLAAELGIARNTVTQVYEQLALEGYVNSATGRGTFVADSAPDEIVGAPPDATAGPAVVLPSARRLSARGTRLVEGAGVSKRQGGAFMPGVPDVSRFPARVWTRLHNKYWRRLRPDLLTYAPGGGLALLREALADYLRTARSVRCTPEQIVITTGIHQSIDLAVRLLTDPGDAIWTEDPCYWGVRSVLNVSGLTTRPIPVDDEGIAPSAADLAEPPKLMLVTPSHQYPLGMVMSLARRRMLLEYARQHGCWIIEDDYDSEFRYGSRPLASLQGLDTAGQVIYVGSFGKTLFPGLRVGYLVAPEPLAESFATASAELYREGQLLQQAVLAEFIAEGHFVSHIRKMRTLYGQRREVLLDAVARRYGDTLQALGSDAGLHLVTQLPAGVDDRAVAQAALERNIVVRPLSGYYADRERAASGLLLGYACVPEDEIAPAFATLAEAIDERAFGRVVAAA comes from the coding sequence ATGCGCGCGAGCGTGTTGTCGGACTGGCTGGCGCAGCGCCTCGTGCGCGGCGGCGAACAGCCGATCTACCGGCAGCTTCACCGGCTGTTGCAACAGGCGATCCTGTCGCGCGAACTGCCGGCCGGCACGCGCGTGCCGTCGTCGCGGCTGCTGGCCGCCGAGCTAGGGATCGCACGCAACACGGTCACGCAGGTTTACGAACAGCTTGCGCTCGAAGGTTACGTGAATTCGGCGACGGGCCGCGGCACGTTCGTCGCCGACAGCGCGCCGGACGAGATCGTCGGCGCGCCGCCCGACGCGACGGCAGGCCCGGCCGTCGTGCTGCCGTCCGCGCGGCGGCTGTCCGCGCGCGGCACGCGGCTCGTCGAAGGGGCCGGCGTGTCGAAGCGGCAGGGCGGCGCGTTCATGCCGGGCGTGCCCGATGTGTCGCGATTTCCGGCGCGCGTGTGGACGCGGCTGCACAACAAGTACTGGCGGCGTTTGCGCCCCGACCTGCTGACCTATGCGCCAGGCGGCGGGCTTGCGCTGCTGCGCGAGGCGCTGGCCGACTACCTGCGCACGGCGCGCTCGGTGCGCTGCACACCCGAGCAGATCGTGATCACGACCGGCATCCACCAGTCGATCGACCTCGCGGTGCGGCTGCTGACCGACCCGGGCGACGCGATCTGGACCGAGGACCCGTGCTACTGGGGCGTGCGCAGCGTGCTGAATGTGTCGGGGCTGACCACGCGGCCGATTCCGGTCGACGACGAAGGCATCGCGCCGTCGGCCGCCGATCTCGCCGAACCGCCGAAGCTGATGCTCGTCACGCCGTCGCACCAGTATCCGCTCGGGATGGTGATGAGCCTCGCGCGGCGGCGGATGCTGCTCGAATACGCGCGCCAGCACGGCTGCTGGATCATCGAGGACGATTACGACAGCGAATTCCGCTACGGCAGCCGGCCGCTCGCGTCGCTGCAGGGTCTCGATACGGCCGGGCAGGTGATCTACGTCGGCAGTTTCGGCAAGACGCTGTTTCCCGGGTTGCGGGTCGGCTATCTGGTCGCGCCGGAACCGCTCGCGGAAAGCTTCGCGACCGCGAGCGCCGAACTGTATCGCGAAGGGCAGTTGCTGCAGCAGGCCGTGCTCGCGGAATTCATCGCGGAAGGGCACTTCGTATCGCATATCCGCAAGATGCGCACGCTGTACGGGCAACGCCGCGAAGTGCTGCTCGACGCGGTCGCGCGCCGCTATGGCGACACGCTGCAGGCGCTCGGCAGCGATGCGGGGCTGCATCTCGTCACGCAATTGCCGGCAGGCGTCGACGATCGTGCGGTCGCGCAGGCCGCGCTGGAGCGCAATATCGTCGTGCGGCCGTTGTCCGGCTATTACGCGGACCGCGAGCGCGCGGCGTCGGGGTTGCTGCTCGGCTATGCGTGCGTGCCGGAGGACGAGATCGCGCCGGCGTTCGCGACGCTCGCCGAGGCGATCGACGAGCGGGCGTTCGGGAGGGTGGTTGCGGCGGCTTGA
- a CDS encoding DMT family transporter: MDHLFIGLVLCSALLHAIWNAFLHVSEDRLVQLGTMSLPYLAFGVAGAALLPAPAPAAWPYIAASAALEVAYCFTLARAYRSGEFGQIYPIARGMSPLLVSVLAFAVLHERPTPFGFAGIALVSFGIMSLALRRGFRFSGEGVPYALLTGVFIATYSICDGIGSRVSGSALGYIAWVYLLWSVPQLVLVCAARGGPRAVLGSRTALRQGAIAGTISLAAYAIVILAYRHLPVATVSALRETSSIFAVAIGWFVMRERPGAQRLAACALVVAGAALIRL; this comes from the coding sequence ATGGATCACCTTTTTATCGGCCTCGTGCTGTGCTCCGCGCTGCTGCACGCCATCTGGAACGCCTTCCTCCACGTCAGCGAAGACCGGCTCGTCCAGCTCGGCACGATGTCGCTGCCGTATCTCGCGTTCGGCGTCGCCGGCGCCGCGCTGCTGCCCGCGCCGGCGCCCGCCGCCTGGCCATACATTGCCGCGTCGGCCGCGCTCGAGGTCGCGTACTGCTTCACGCTCGCGCGCGCGTACCGCAGCGGCGAGTTCGGGCAGATCTATCCGATCGCGCGCGGGATGTCGCCGCTGCTCGTATCGGTGCTCGCGTTCGCGGTGCTGCACGAGCGTCCGACGCCGTTCGGCTTCGCGGGCATCGCGCTCGTGTCATTCGGCATCATGTCGCTCGCGCTGCGGCGCGGGTTCAGGTTCTCCGGGGAAGGCGTGCCGTATGCGCTGCTCACGGGCGTGTTCATCGCCACGTATTCGATCTGCGACGGGATCGGCTCGCGCGTGTCCGGCAGCGCGCTCGGCTACATCGCGTGGGTGTACCTGCTGTGGAGCGTGCCGCAGCTCGTGCTCGTCTGCGCAGCGCGCGGCGGCCCGCGTGCAGTGCTCGGCTCGCGCACGGCGCTGCGGCAGGGTGCGATCGCCGGCACGATCTCGCTCGCCGCGTATGCGATCGTGATCCTCGCGTACCGGCACCTGCCGGTCGCGACCGTGTCGGCGCTGCGCGAAACGAGCTCGATCTTCGCGGTCGCGATCGGCTGGTTCGTGATGCGCGAGCGGCCCGGCGCGCAGCGGCTCGCCGCGTGCGCGCTGGTGGTCGCGGGCGCGGCGCTGATCCGGCTCTAA
- the selD gene encoding selenide, water dikinase SelD, producing MTEATQAQPAVPRLTSLSHGGGCGCKIAPGVLSELLKRATPPALFPDLLVGTETSDDAAVYRLNDEQAIVATTDFFMPIVDDPFDFGRIAATNALSDVYAMGGKPILALALVGMPINVLPHETIAAVLRGGESVCADAGIPVAGGHSIDSVEPIYGLAAIGVVHPSRVKRNAAARAGDVLVLGKPLGVGVLSAALKKNQLDAAGYAQMVATTTKLNRPGAELAALPGVHALTDVTGFGLLGHTLELARGAHLTARVHYASLPWLAGVETFVADGVFTGASGRNWAAYGTDVRLADGLLPVAQALLTDPQTSGGLLVACAPEAVDEVLACFRADGFDRAAVIGEMVDGPARVDVA from the coding sequence ATGACCGAAGCCACCCAAGCCCAGCCTGCCGTTCCGCGCCTCACGAGCCTGTCGCACGGGGGCGGCTGCGGTTGCAAGATCGCGCCTGGCGTGCTGTCCGAGCTGCTGAAGCGCGCGACGCCGCCCGCGTTGTTCCCGGATCTGCTGGTCGGCACCGAGACGTCCGACGACGCGGCTGTTTACCGGCTGAACGACGAGCAGGCGATCGTCGCGACCACCGACTTCTTCATGCCGATCGTCGACGATCCGTTCGACTTCGGCCGCATCGCGGCGACCAACGCGCTGTCCGACGTCTATGCGATGGGCGGCAAGCCGATCCTCGCGCTCGCGCTGGTCGGGATGCCGATCAACGTGCTGCCGCACGAGACGATCGCGGCCGTGCTGCGCGGCGGCGAGTCCGTATGCGCAGACGCCGGCATTCCGGTCGCGGGCGGCCATTCGATCGATTCGGTCGAGCCGATCTACGGGCTCGCGGCGATCGGCGTCGTGCATCCGTCACGCGTGAAGCGCAACGCGGCCGCGCGCGCGGGCGACGTGCTCGTGCTCGGCAAGCCGCTCGGCGTCGGCGTGCTGTCGGCCGCGCTGAAAAAGAACCAGCTCGACGCCGCGGGCTATGCGCAGATGGTCGCGACGACCACCAAGCTGAACCGGCCGGGCGCCGAACTCGCCGCGCTGCCGGGCGTGCACGCGCTGACCGACGTCACGGGCTTCGGGCTGCTTGGCCATACGCTCGAACTGGCGCGCGGCGCGCATCTCACCGCGCGTGTGCACTATGCGTCGCTGCCGTGGCTCGCGGGCGTCGAGACGTTCGTTGCCGACGGCGTGTTCACCGGCGCATCGGGTCGCAACTGGGCCGCGTACGGCACGGATGTGCGGCTGGCCGACGGGCTGCTGCCCGTCGCGCAGGCACTGCTGACCGATCCGCAGACGTCGGGCGGCCTGCTGGTCGCGTGCGCGCCCGAGGCTGTCGACGAAGTCCTTGCGTGCTTCCGTGCCGACGGTTTCGACCGCGCGGCCGTGATCGGCGAGATGGTGGACGGGCCTGCGCGCGTCGACGTTGCCTGA
- a CDS encoding purine-nucleoside phosphorylase gives MLTRSILSAAAFSLAACATAPSIAQDNQGNNAGNNAFAETGAQGRPVKVMIITMFGPEGQAWLDRLGPWRDITVPGLSSDYPAVHCNKQDVCVVTTGMGYANATATIMALTFSQRFDLRRTYFLVSGIAGVDPAQGTVGSAAWSKYLVDFSLQWELDAREIPAGWNTGYLGINTKSPNDKPPLDYRTEVFQLNPQLTDAAYALSRNVVLADSAQAQAARAKFTYAPANRPPTVIQCDTSSGNTWFSGTLIGERARQWTKILTDGKGTYCMTAQEDNATYEALKRAASVKRVDLSRVAVLRTGSDFDRPYAGQTSADNLLNYADQGGFAPATENLYRAGNPLVQDIVTHWGEWRDGVPRR, from the coding sequence ATGCTGACTCGCTCCATTCTTTCCGCTGCTGCATTCTCGCTCGCAGCCTGTGCGACCGCGCCGTCGATCGCGCAGGACAACCAGGGCAACAACGCGGGCAACAATGCATTCGCCGAGACCGGTGCACAGGGCCGCCCGGTCAAGGTCATGATCATCACGATGTTCGGTCCGGAGGGCCAGGCCTGGCTCGACCGGCTCGGCCCGTGGCGCGACATCACCGTGCCGGGCCTGTCGTCCGACTATCCGGCCGTGCACTGCAACAAGCAGGACGTGTGCGTGGTGACGACCGGCATGGGCTATGCGAATGCGACTGCGACGATCATGGCGCTCACGTTCTCGCAGCGCTTCGATCTGCGCCGCACGTATTTCCTGGTCTCGGGCATCGCGGGCGTCGACCCCGCGCAAGGCACGGTCGGTTCCGCCGCGTGGTCGAAATACCTCGTCGACTTCAGCCTGCAGTGGGAACTCGATGCACGCGAGATTCCGGCCGGCTGGAATACCGGCTATCTCGGCATCAACACGAAGAGCCCGAACGACAAGCCGCCGCTCGACTACCGCACCGAAGTGTTCCAGCTCAACCCGCAGCTGACCGACGCTGCGTACGCGCTGTCGCGCAACGTCGTGCTCGCCGACAGCGCGCAGGCGCAGGCCGCGCGCGCGAAGTTCACGTATGCGCCGGCGAACCGGCCGCCGACGGTGATCCAGTGCGACACGTCATCGGGCAACACGTGGTTCTCGGGCACGCTGATCGGCGAGCGCGCGCGCCAGTGGACGAAGATCCTGACGGACGGCAAGGGTACCTACTGCATGACCGCGCAGGAAGACAACGCGACGTATGAAGCGCTCAAGCGCGCGGCGAGCGTGAAGCGGGTCGACCTGTCGCGCGTCGCGGTGCTGCGCACGGGGTCCGATTTCGACCGGCCGTATGCGGGGCAGACGAGCGCCGACAACCTGCTGAACTACGCAGACCAGGGCGGCTTCGCCCCGGCGACCGAAAACCTGTACCGCGCGGGCAATCCGCTCGTGCAGGACATCGTGACGCACTGGGGCGAATGGCGCGACGGCGTGCCGCGCCGGTAA
- a CDS encoding DUF4148 domain-containing protein, translated as MNRRHLLSAVALALAVSAPAFADSSTPHAGDYGNTSWYSQHSGPRTRAEVSAEVEQARRDGTLAYLRKANSYPQGLELAQGPYRPMPESNQLAGGGR; from the coding sequence ATGAACCGCCGCCACCTTCTCTCCGCCGTCGCCCTTGCACTCGCCGTGTCCGCACCGGCCTTCGCCGATTCAAGCACCCCGCATGCCGGCGATTACGGCAACACGTCGTGGTACTCGCAGCACTCCGGCCCGCGTACGCGCGCCGAAGTCAGCGCGGAAGTCGAACAGGCCCGCCGCGACGGCACGCTCGCGTACCTGCGCAAGGCGAATTCGTATCCGCAAGGGCTCGAACTGGCACAAGGCCCGTATCGCCCGATGCCGGAAAGCAACCAGCTCGCCGGCGGAGGCCGGTAA
- the ceoR gene encoding putative multidrug efflux transcriptional regulator CeoR, whose translation MDRLQAMQVFTRVVDTSSFTKAAETLGLPRASVTTIIQNLEAFLGVRLMHRTTRRLSLTPDGAAYYERCVRILADVEETEASFQNNNRKPHGKLRIDMPGSIGRLLVIPSLCEFHTRYPDIDLQLGLSDRPVDLLQEGVDCVIRVGALQDSSLVARRVGLFEGVTVAAPDYLERHGEPQTIDDLSHHKAVNYFSSRTGRTIDWTFLSDGKEVEVKMDSIVSVNDADAYVTCGVEGFGLIQPPLFMVLPHLREGRLKEVLPGVKPLPMPISVVYPHSRHLSPKVRVFVDWVAEVFDRCPLLSGKGSLDATCSKRTFEEAERAPALDTPVINEWVA comes from the coding sequence ATGGACCGGCTTCAGGCCATGCAGGTGTTTACTCGCGTCGTCGATACAAGCAGCTTCACCAAGGCAGCAGAAACGCTCGGCTTGCCGCGGGCGTCCGTCACGACGATCATCCAGAATCTCGAAGCGTTCCTCGGCGTGCGGCTGATGCACCGGACCACGCGCCGGCTGTCGCTCACGCCGGACGGCGCCGCGTACTACGAAAGATGCGTGCGGATCCTCGCGGACGTCGAGGAAACCGAAGCAAGCTTCCAGAACAACAACCGGAAGCCGCACGGAAAGTTGCGTATCGACATGCCCGGTTCGATCGGGCGCCTGCTCGTGATTCCGTCGCTGTGCGAATTTCATACGCGCTATCCGGACATCGACCTGCAGCTCGGCCTGTCCGACCGGCCGGTCGACCTTCTGCAGGAAGGCGTCGATTGCGTGATCCGCGTCGGCGCGCTGCAGGACTCGTCGCTCGTCGCGCGTCGTGTCGGCCTGTTCGAAGGCGTGACGGTCGCCGCGCCCGACTATCTCGAGCGCCACGGCGAGCCGCAGACGATCGACGACCTGAGCCATCACAAGGCCGTCAACTATTTCTCGAGCCGCACCGGCCGCACGATCGACTGGACGTTCCTGAGCGACGGCAAGGAAGTCGAGGTCAAGATGGACAGCATCGTGTCGGTGAACGATGCGGATGCGTACGTGACCTGCGGGGTCGAAGGCTTCGGGCTGATCCAGCCGCCGCTCTTCATGGTGCTGCCGCACCTGCGCGAGGGCCGGCTCAAGGAGGTCCTGCCCGGCGTCAAGCCGCTGCCGATGCCGATCTCGGTCGTGTATCCGCACAGCCGCCATCTGTCGCCGAAGGTGCGTGTGTTCGTCGACTGGGTCGCCGAAGTGTTCGACCGCTGCCCGCTGCTGAGCGGCAAGGGCAGCCTCGACGCGACGTGCAGCAAGCGCACGTTCGAGGAAGCCGAACGCGCGCCGGCGCTCGACACGCCGGTCATCAACGAATGGGTCGCGTAA
- a CDS encoding alpha/beta hydrolase, whose amino-acid sequence MDASEFSKFLKAALPAEARAGAALVVSEVEIPGYAQDIVLRLYRRPDKTGLPVVLYFHGGGFVRGSLEDADFAARFLAERLPALVVSVDYSLAPAFPFPAAPEDAYRAAVWAATRARAFGGNPKKIGVAGHDAGGQLANCLAFIARDRGEVSIVAQALFGPMLDPSMTRIGDADRLESDITPRECAACYRAYLPQAAQRMHPYAAPLESVRLAGLPPTLVVTAQNDVLHVEAEKYAGCLISSGVLTQVIRYPDITHAALATHEAAFEEAVRFFQCRFQARQPNRSE is encoded by the coding sequence ATGGACGCTTCTGAATTCAGCAAATTCCTGAAAGCCGCGTTGCCCGCCGAAGCCAGAGCCGGCGCGGCGCTGGTGGTGTCGGAGGTGGAAATCCCCGGCTACGCGCAGGACATCGTGCTGCGCCTCTACCGCCGCCCGGACAAGACCGGGTTGCCAGTAGTGCTTTATTTCCACGGCGGTGGCTTCGTGCGCGGTTCGCTCGAAGACGCCGACTTCGCCGCGCGCTTTTTAGCAGAACGCTTACCAGCTCTCGTAGTGTCGGTCGATTATTCGCTCGCGCCGGCCTTTCCTTTTCCGGCTGCGCCGGAGGATGCGTATCGCGCGGCCGTGTGGGCCGCGACGCGCGCCCGCGCATTCGGCGGCAACCCGAAGAAGATCGGCGTCGCAGGCCACGACGCGGGCGGCCAGCTCGCGAACTGCCTCGCGTTCATCGCGCGCGATCGCGGCGAAGTGTCGATCGTCGCGCAGGCGCTGTTCGGGCCGATGCTCGATCCGAGCATGACGCGCATTGGCGACGCCGATCGGCTCGAGTCGGACATCACGCCACGCGAATGTGCCGCATGTTATCGCGCGTATCTGCCGCAGGCGGCGCAGCGCATGCACCCGTACGCGGCGCCGCTCGAATCGGTGCGCCTCGCGGGCCTGCCGCCGACGCTCGTCGTCACCGCGCAGAACGACGTGCTGCATGTCGAAGCGGAGAAATATGCGGGCTGCCTGATCTCGTCGGGCGTGCTCACGCAGGTGATCCGCTATCCGGACATCACGCACGCCGCGCTCGCGACGCACGAAGCCGCCTTCGAGGAAGCCGTGCGCTTCTTCCAGTGCCGCTTCCAGGCGCGCCAGCCGAACCGTTCCGAATAA
- the ceoA gene encoding multidrug efflux RND transporter periplasmic adaptor subunit CeoA, whose amino-acid sequence MAILRTSRSRIATAAIVTLAVVGLGTFGAMRVNANAPEKAAAPLPEVDVATIVPQTVTDWQSYSGRLEAVEKVDVRPQVSGTIVAVNFKDGALVKKGDVLFVIDPRPYQAETDRAAAQLAGAQARNGYAQTDWQRAQRLIVDNAIAKRDYDEKQNAAREANANLKAADAALETARINLGYTRITAPVSGRVSRAEITVGNVVSAGASAAPLTTLVSVSPIYASFDADEQTYLQYINGARDGRKVPVELGLANETGYSRSGVIDSVDNRLDTSSGTIRVRARFDNADGALVPGLYARVKVGGSAPHQALLVDDAAINTDQDKKFVFVVDQQGRVSYREVQQGMQHGNRRVIVSGLAAGDRVVVNGTQRVRPGEQVKPHMVPMTGGDAPSAPLADNAKPAAPTKAAKADS is encoded by the coding sequence ATGGCCATCCTACGCACCTCCCGTTCCCGAATCGCGACTGCGGCGATCGTGACGCTCGCCGTCGTCGGCCTCGGAACGTTCGGCGCGATGCGCGTGAACGCGAACGCGCCCGAGAAAGCGGCGGCGCCGCTGCCCGAAGTCGACGTCGCGACCATCGTGCCGCAGACCGTGACCGACTGGCAAAGCTATTCGGGCCGCCTCGAAGCGGTCGAGAAGGTCGACGTGCGCCCGCAGGTGTCGGGCACGATCGTCGCGGTGAACTTCAAGGACGGCGCGCTCGTGAAGAAGGGCGATGTGCTGTTCGTGATCGACCCGCGTCCGTACCAGGCGGAAACCGATCGCGCGGCCGCGCAGCTCGCGGGCGCGCAGGCGCGCAACGGCTATGCGCAGACCGACTGGCAGCGCGCGCAGCGGCTGATCGTCGACAACGCGATCGCGAAGCGCGACTACGACGAGAAGCAGAACGCGGCGCGCGAGGCGAATGCGAACCTGAAGGCGGCCGATGCGGCGCTGGAAACGGCGCGCATCAACCTCGGCTATACGCGGATCACCGCGCCCGTGTCGGGCCGCGTGTCGCGTGCGGAGATCACGGTCGGCAACGTGGTATCGGCCGGCGCGTCGGCCGCGCCGCTGACGACGCTCGTGTCGGTGTCGCCGATCTATGCGTCGTTCGACGCGGACGAGCAGACCTACCTGCAATACATCAACGGCGCGCGCGACGGCCGCAAGGTGCCGGTCGAGCTCGGCCTCGCGAACGAAACCGGCTACTCGCGCAGCGGCGTGATCGATTCGGTCGACAACCGGCTCGACACGTCGTCCGGCACGATCCGCGTGCGTGCGCGCTTCGACAACGCGGACGGCGCGCTGGTCCCGGGCCTCTACGCGCGCGTGAAGGTGGGCGGCAGCGCGCCGCACCAGGCGCTGCTCGTCGACGACGCGGCGATCAACACCGACCAGGACAAGAAGTTCGTGTTCGTCGTCGACCAGCAGGGCCGCGTGTCGTACCGCGAAGTGCAGCAGGGGATGCAGCACGGCAACCGGCGCGTGATCGTGAGCGGCCTCGCCGCGGGCGACCGCGTGGTCGTGAACGGCACGCAGCGCGTGCGGCCCGGCGAGCAGGTGAAGCCGCACATGGTCCCGATGACGGGAGGCGATGCACCGTCCGCGCCGCTGGCGGACAACGCGAAGCCGGCAGCGCCGACGAAGGCGGCGAAGGCGGATTCGTAA